From Thalassotalea psychrophila:
GCAGATACAATGCTTGATATGGGGTTCTTTAAGGATGTTCAAAACATCATATCTAAACTGCCAAAGAAGCGACAAACACTATTGTTTTCAGCAACTATGCCCGCTGAAATAGAGATACTTGCAGAAGCCATATTAACGGATCCAACCAAAATTCAAATTGCTGCACAAACGGTTACTATCGACTTGGTTAATCAAAGTGTATACCACCTTGATAAATCGAATAAAGTACCTTTGTTGTTTAATATTTTGGAAAAACCTGAGTATGGAAAAGTCCTCATCTTTTGCAAAACGAAGTATGGCGCTGACATCATTGTTAAAGCACTAGAAAAAGCATCAATAACTGCCGCTAGCCTTCACAGTGGTAAAACACAAGCAGTTAGGGAAGAAGCGTTACAAAACTTTAAAGATTCTAATTTAAGAGTATTAGTTGCAACTGATGTTGCTGCTCGTGGAATTGATGTTGATAATATTACTTTAGTCATTAACTATAACCTTCCTGAAGATCCAAGAAACTACATACACCGTATAGGACGAACTGCTCGTGCCGGGAAAAGTGGAATGGCCATTTCATTTGTTGTAGAAAATGATATAAGGCAATTAAATAATATTGAAAATAGCATAGGACAAGTCATTCCTGTTATTACAGAACAGCCTTTCCATAAAGAGTTTTCAAAAGCGCCTAAACAAGTCAAAAAAAAGAAAAAGGTAAAAAAAACTAATAGAACAAGAACAAAAAACAAATAAGGGCAAGCATAAATTAGCCCTTAAGTAAGAAATTATTTAGGGGCATCTTCTGTT
This genomic window contains:
- a CDS encoding DEAD/DEAH box helicase, with amino-acid sequence MSEFKAFSLLESIIDRVNLKGYKQPTPIQKECIPALINGNDLLGIAQTGTGKTAAFSLPIINNFGRNKIAIKAKSTRSLILTPTRELASQIMQNIDYYSDGLGLKTKVVYGGVGRQNQVDSIALGLDILVATPGRLLDLIETGDINFKALEVFVLDEADTMLDMGFFKDVQNIISKLPKKRQTLLFSATMPAEIEILAEAILTDPTKIQIAAQTVTIDLVNQSVYHLDKSNKVPLLFNILEKPEYGKVLIFCKTKYGADIIVKALEKASITAASLHSGKTQAVREEALQNFKDSNLRVLVATDVAARGIDVDNITLVINYNLPEDPRNYIHRIGRTARAGKSGMAISFVVENDIRQLNNIENSIGQVIPVITEQPFHKEFSKAPKQVKKKKKVKKTNRTRTKNK